A stretch of the Nematostella vectensis chromosome 1, jaNemVect1.1, whole genome shotgun sequence genome encodes the following:
- the LOC125556818 gene encoding uncharacterized protein LOC125556818, with translation KLVQTPFYDRQKYSQRIVLRTTHYCRNLFRTDRNERAGGSVRCPSTVLPLKSRPQLLWQKGSQWSEKRPVPRSTTKLIYLVQTAVCIPPRLLESGGFGDAHSCDCDVIVLSYKRKCGNVPPSHVAYTFKEKISWSAGRNLLYYLSTSRQKQYLYYIFMDDDVQLSYRNRFVSEERSISPMRAFEQFLVKKRPAVGTANYQIHHSAEDMLQKRRRLCPKWKSRNNSEKVDYVPVTHFDACFNAFHRDAIHYLIPYPTDYDDICWWHSQRYVITAAELVFRGHVWIYAPVVIAVNSQHSDYPRDDRNASKVWSELVRRVARTLPAEYQRSQLVRRFTENPEQYVETSRAVCFDLPPLHPVEPYAHFTVTGIPRGGRGAVTRRPGSSGALG, from the exons AAACTGGTACAAACTCCTTTTTATGACAGACAGAAATACAGTCAACGCATCGTCTTACGGACAACCCACTATTGCAGAAACCTCTTTAGGACGGACAGA AATGAACGTGCTGGTGGAAGTGTGAGATGCCCAAGTACCGTTCTACCGCTAAAATCAAGACCCCAGTTACTTTG GCAGAAAGGCTCACAATGGTCGGAGAAACGCCCAGTACCACGAAGTACAACAAAATTAATTTATCTCGTTCAAACGGCGGTGTGTATTCCGCCGAGACTGCTCGAATCTGGGGGATTTGGTGACGCTCACAGCTGCGATTGCGATGTGATTGTGCTGAGTTACAAGCGTAAATGCGGCAACGTACCACCTTCCCATGTCGCCTACACTTTCAAAGAGAAAATATCTTGGAGCGCGGGGAGAAATCTACTCTATTATTTATCGACAAGTCGCCAAAAGCAGTACCTATATTACATTTTCATGGATGATGACGTACAATTATCGTACAGAAATCGCTTCGTGTCTGAAGAGCGCAGCATTTCTCCTATGAGAGCTTTTGAGCAGTTCTTGGTTAAGAAAAGACCAGCAGTAGGAACCGCTAATTACCAAATTCATCACTCCGCAGAAGATATGCTACAAAAACGGCGTCGACTATGTCCTAAATGGAAATCAAGAAACAACTCTGAAAAGGTAGACTACGTACCAGTCACGCACTTTGACGCGTGCTTCAACGCTTTCCATCGGGACGCAATACACTATTTAATACCATATCCCACGGATTACGATGATATCTGCTGGTGGCACAGCCAGAGATACGTTATTACTGCAGCCGAACTCGTGTTTCGAGGTCATGTGTGGATATACGCACCAGTGGTAATTGCGGTTAATTCACAGCATAGTGACTACCCTCGAGACGACCGCAACGCCTCTAAGGTATGGAGTGAGCTAGTACGTCGAGTAGCGCGCACATTACCCGCCGAGTATCAGCGCAGTCAGCTCGTCCGCCGTTTTACCGAGAACCCGGAGCAGTACGTCGAGACTTCGCGCGCGGTTTGTTTTGATCTACCACCGCTACATCCAGTGGAGCCGTACGCTCATTTTACAGTGACAGGTATCCCCCGGGGGGGGCGGGGAGCTGTGACTCGGAGGCCTGGCTCCTCGGGTGCGCTTGGTTAG
- the LOC5517483 gene encoding prostatic acid phosphatase isoform X1, translating into MMMELSYPSLIRRKVSGRVVHFLVVFLLSLLCSSISITGSPLIKQVVVISRHGSRGFLTKHHKTFVEGGDSSLTVRGMDEMFMAGEYIRRQYNESTHLNLLTEKYNASEVYVRSSDFARTLNSASSFLLGLYPPMNQTQSTSYGRIYSAPYNIQQVPIHTVDVENDQLLRGWMNCSTFQKKVSAFYNSEQFTSYKSQSANFLKELEDLTGMEDIQLENFYNVYDFIHLHRVYGDTSLNLTKGQWQRVQSIAAWVESHKFSFDVIGSKGGGILANEIAENFQETKTGHRKAKLLYYSAHYPTITSLFATLGLDKDLTLHSIPSYASLVIIELLQTNVGEYNVRFGFRDGPDNDTGQDPLQFHVLPGCKETLCPLETFIKHVTSLQVRDQMSWCDACGNTELQACKLGKLYTRTLAMTAVGGFFTGVFVTIILTVILVASWFMFLKKRCLPNGARPAQGLPNLEHRGDSRIM; encoded by the exons ATGATGATGGAACTTTCCTATCCGTCGCTAATTCGTCGCAAAGTATCCGGACGCGTTGTTCATTTCCTAGTCGTGTTTCTACTGTCGCTGTTGTGTTCTAGTATTTCCATAACAG GTTCCCCACTCATCAAACAAGTTGTTGTCATCTCTCGGCATGGTAGCCGTGGCTTTCTCACCAAGCACCACAAAACATttgtagagggaggggacagTAGCTTGACTGTCAGGGGGATGGATGAGATGTTCATGGCGGGAGAGTATATCAGACGACAATACAATGAGTCAACACATTTAAACTTGCTCACGGAGAAGTATAATGCATCTGAGGTCTATGTCAGATCCAGTGACTTTGCTAGGACACTCAACAG TGCCTCAAGCTTTCTGCTTGGACTTTACCCCCCAATGAACCAGACGCAGTCCACTTCGTATGGCAGAATATACTCAGCACCATACAACATTCAACAG GTTCCTATTCATACTGTTGATGTGGAGAATGATCAACTATTGCGTGGTTGGATGAACTGCTCAACATTCCAGAAAAAAGTTTCTGCATTCTACAACAGCGAGCAATTCACATCATATAAATCACAGAGTGCAAATTTCTTAAAGGAGCTTGAAGATTTAACAGGGATGGAGGACATACAGCTAGAAAATTTTTATAATGT CTATGACTTCATTCATCTTCATCGAGTATATGGAGACACGAGTCTTAATTTGACAAAAGGCCAATGGCAGCGGGTGCAGTCCATCGCAGCCTGGGTCGAGAGCCACAAATTCAGCTTTGACGTGATTGGCAGCAAGGGAGGGGGGATTCTAGCCAATGAGATTGCTGAAAATTTCCAGGAGACAAAGACAGGGCATCGTAAAGCTAAG CTCCTGTATTACTCAGCTCACTACCCTACAATAACATCTCTCTTTGCGACTCTTGGGCTGGATAAAGACCTCACCCTGCATTCAATTCCATCCTACGCCTCACTGGTAATCATTGAGTTGCTCCAGACCAATGTGGGGGAGTATAATGTTCGCTTTGGCTTCCGAGATGGACCGGATAATGACACTGGACAG GATCCATTGCAATTCCACGTGCTGCCTGGCTGCAAAGAGACACTCTGTCCGCTGGAGACGTTCATCAAGCACGTGACATCGTTACAAGTGCGTGACCAGATGTCGTGGTGTGACGCATGTGGTAACACGGAGTTACAGGCGTGCAAGCTAGGCAAACTTTATACAAG GACACTCGCCATGACCGCGGTAGGAGGGTTTTTCACCGGCGTTTTTGTGACCATCATTCTAACTGTCATTCTAGTGGCGTCCTGGTTTATGTTCTTAAAAAAGCGTTGTTTACCCAATGGCGCTCGTCCCGCTCAAGGTCTTCCCAATCTAGAACACAGGGGAGACTCCAGGATCATGTGA
- the LOC5517483 gene encoding lysosomal acid phosphatase isoform X2 → MDEMFMAGEYIRRQYNESTHLNLLTEKYNASEVYVRSSDFARTLNSASSFLLGLYPPMNQTQSTSYGRIYSAPYNIQQVPIHTVDVENDQLLRGWMNCSTFQKKVSAFYNSEQFTSYKSQSANFLKELEDLTGMEDIQLENFYNVYDFIHLHRVYGDTSLNLTKGQWQRVQSIAAWVESHKFSFDVIGSKGGGILANEIAENFQETKTGHRKAKLLYYSAHYPTITSLFATLGLDKDLTLHSIPSYASLVIIELLQTNVGEYNVRFGFRDGPDNDTGQDPLQFHVLPGCKETLCPLETFIKHVTSLQVRDQMSWCDACGNTELQACKLGKLYTRTLAMTAVGGFFTGVFVTIILTVILVASWFMFLKKRCLPNGARPAQGLPNLEHRGDSRIM, encoded by the exons ATGGATGAGATGTTCATGGCGGGAGAGTATATCAGACGACAATACAATGAGTCAACACATTTAAACTTGCTCACGGAGAAGTATAATGCATCTGAGGTCTATGTCAGATCCAGTGACTTTGCTAGGACACTCAACAG TGCCTCAAGCTTTCTGCTTGGACTTTACCCCCCAATGAACCAGACGCAGTCCACTTCGTATGGCAGAATATACTCAGCACCATACAACATTCAACAG GTTCCTATTCATACTGTTGATGTGGAGAATGATCAACTATTGCGTGGTTGGATGAACTGCTCAACATTCCAGAAAAAAGTTTCTGCATTCTACAACAGCGAGCAATTCACATCATATAAATCACAGAGTGCAAATTTCTTAAAGGAGCTTGAAGATTTAACAGGGATGGAGGACATACAGCTAGAAAATTTTTATAATGT CTATGACTTCATTCATCTTCATCGAGTATATGGAGACACGAGTCTTAATTTGACAAAAGGCCAATGGCAGCGGGTGCAGTCCATCGCAGCCTGGGTCGAGAGCCACAAATTCAGCTTTGACGTGATTGGCAGCAAGGGAGGGGGGATTCTAGCCAATGAGATTGCTGAAAATTTCCAGGAGACAAAGACAGGGCATCGTAAAGCTAAG CTCCTGTATTACTCAGCTCACTACCCTACAATAACATCTCTCTTTGCGACTCTTGGGCTGGATAAAGACCTCACCCTGCATTCAATTCCATCCTACGCCTCACTGGTAATCATTGAGTTGCTCCAGACCAATGTGGGGGAGTATAATGTTCGCTTTGGCTTCCGAGATGGACCGGATAATGACACTGGACAG GATCCATTGCAATTCCACGTGCTGCCTGGCTGCAAAGAGACACTCTGTCCGCTGGAGACGTTCATCAAGCACGTGACATCGTTACAAGTGCGTGACCAGATGTCGTGGTGTGACGCATGTGGTAACACGGAGTTACAGGCGTGCAAGCTAGGCAAACTTTATACAAG GACACTCGCCATGACCGCGGTAGGAGGGTTTTTCACCGGCGTTTTTGTGACCATCATTCTAACTGTCATTCTAGTGGCGTCCTGGTTTATGTTCTTAAAAAAGCGTTGTTTACCCAATGGCGCTCGTCCCGCTCAAGGTCTTCCCAATCTAGAACACAGGGGAGACTCCAGGATCATGTGA
- the LOC125563050 gene encoding uncharacterized protein LOC125563050: protein MVGETPVPRSTTKLIYLVQTAVCIPPRLLESGGFGDAHSCDCDVIVLSYKRKCGNVPPSHVAYTFKEKISWSAGRNLLYYLSTSRQKQYLYYNFMDDDVQLSYRNRFLSEERSIPPMRAFEQFLVKKRPAVGTANYQIHHSAEDMLQKRRRLCPKWKSSNNSEKVDYVPVTHFDACFNAFHRDAIHYLIPYPTDYDDICWWHSQRYVITAAELVFRGHVWIYAPVVIAVNSQHSDYPRDDRNASKVWSELVRRVARTLPAEYQRSQLVRRFTENPEQYVETSRAVCFDLPPLHPVEPYAHFTVTGIPRGGRGAVARRPGSSGALG, encoded by the coding sequence ATGGTCGGAGAAACGCCAGTACCACGAAGTACAACAAAATTAATTTATCTCGTTCAAACGGCGGTGTGTATTCCGCCGAGACTGCTCGAATCTGGGGGATTTGGTGACGCTCACAGCTGCGATTGCGATGTGATTGTGCTGAGTTACAAGCGTAAATGCGGCAACGTACCACCTTCCCATGTCGCCTACACTTTCAAAGAGAAAATATCTTGGAGCGCGGGGAGAAATCTACTCTATTATTTATCGACAAGTCGCCAAAAGCAGTACCTATATTACAATTTCATGGATGATGACGTACAATTATCGTACAGAAATCGCTTCTTGTCTGAAGAGCGCAGCATTCCTCCTATGAGAGCTTTTGAGCAGTTCTTGGTTAAGAAAAGACCAGCAGTAGGAACCGCTAATTACCAAATTCATCACTCCGCAGAAGATATGCTACAAAAACGGCGTCGACTATGTCCTAAATGGAAATCAAGCAACAACTCTGAAAAGGTAGACTACGTACCAGTCACGCACTTTGACGCGTGCTTCAACGCTTTCCATCGGGACGCAATACACTATTTAATACCATATCCCACGGATTACGATGATATCTGCTGGTGGCACAGCCAGAGATACGTTATTACTGCAGCCGAACTCGTGTTTCGAGGTCATGTGTGGATATACGCACCAGTGGTAATTGCGGTTAATTCACAGCATAGTGACTACCCTCGAGACGACCGCAACGCCTCTAAGGTATGGAGTGAGCTAGTACGTCGAGTAGCGCGCACATTACCCGCCGAGTATCAGCGCAGTCAGCTCGTCCGCCGTTTTACCGAGAACCCGGAGCAGTACGTCGAGACTTCGCGCGCGGTTTGTTTTGATCTACCACCGCTACATCCAGTGGAGCCGTACGCTCATTTTACAGTGACAGGTATCCCccggggggggaggggagctGTGGCTCGGAGGCCTGGCTCCTCGGGTGCGCTTGGTTAG